One Sporohalobacter salinus DNA window includes the following coding sequences:
- a CDS encoding DUF3794 domain-containing protein, translated as MACPLTDFIEVVGLCDLSQIDVSDGTFTQIAIKEELSIPEQKPDMEQIIKVVLDGEITRTKVIETPVRTDSEGNILPSAGGQELTGRKLIIEGKINQKVVYVADVENGSQPVHSAEFEGTPFSTFIVLPEDTPLETRYEVDICFEDVFVEMLSPRDIFKNLIVLFVAKKI; from the coding sequence ATGGCGTGTCCATTGACTGATTTTATAGAGGTGGTAGGACTTTGTGATTTATCGCAGATTGATGTTAGTGATGGTACTTTTACTCAGATAGCAATTAAAGAAGAATTAAGTATTCCTGAGCAAAAGCCAGATATGGAACAGATTATTAAGGTAGTTCTTGATGGTGAAATTACTAGAACTAAGGTAATTGAAACTCCAGTAAGAACTGATAGTGAAGGGAATATTCTACCGTCAGCCGGCGGGCAAGAGTTGACTGGTAGGAAGTTGATTATTGAGGGTAAGATCAATCAGAAGGTAGTTTATGTAGCTGATGTAGAGAATGGTAGCCAACCAGTTCATTCAGCTGAATTTGAAGGAACTCCTTTCAGTACTTTTATAGTACTTCCAGAGGATACACCTTTAGAAACTCGATATGAAGTAGATATTTGTTTTGAAGATGTCTTTGTAGAGATGTTGAGTCCACGAGATATCTTTAAGAATTTAATAGTTTTATTTGTTGCTAAAAAGATATAA